One part of the Tenacibaculum sp. 190130A14a genome encodes these proteins:
- a CDS encoding tRNA-(ms[2]io[6]A)-hydroxylase, which produces MLGLKFETETSWVDVAANGLEQLLTDHAFAEQKAASNAVSIIINYSEETALVKDMSDIAIEEMEHFRMVHNLMVDRGMVLGQATKNDYALKLQQFFPKSSNRTEALVHRLLVAALIEARSCERFKVFSDNMKDEQLATFYRDLMVSEANHYTLFLGYARTYMDREVVDKKWNDLLAFEANMMKNRGTIAKVHG; this is translated from the coding sequence ATGTTAGGATTAAAATTTGAAACAGAAACTTCTTGGGTAGATGTTGCAGCAAACGGACTAGAACAATTATTAACAGATCATGCATTCGCAGAGCAAAAAGCTGCCTCAAATGCAGTATCTATTATTATCAACTATTCTGAAGAAACCGCATTGGTAAAAGATATGAGCGATATTGCTATTGAAGAAATGGAGCATTTTAGAATGGTTCATAATTTAATGGTTGATAGAGGAATGGTTTTGGGACAAGCTACGAAAAATGACTATGCCTTAAAATTACAACAGTTTTTTCCTAAATCTTCTAATAGAACAGAAGCTTTAGTACATCGTTTATTGGTTGCTGCTTTAATTGAAGCTCGTAGTTGTGAGCGTTTTAAAGTATTTTCTGACAATATGAAAGACGAACAACTAGCTACTTTTTATCGTGATTTAATGGTTTCTGAAGCAAATCATTATACTTTGTTCTTAGGATACGCTCGTACTTACATGGATAGAGAAGTTGTTGATAAAAAATGGAATGATTTATTAGCTTTTGAAGCTAATATGATGAAAAATAGAGGAACCATTGCTAAAGTTCACGGATAG
- a CDS encoding alpha-2-macroglobulin family protein has translation MKFNLPQQLSRNIQFLSVLFVLLTIVSCKKDSKVESNINAFSEYISVYPEKLISTTANLQFLLKKSPKVTEIKDDVISVSPKVAGEVILKDNMLSFVPEDKLQNNKEYTVTLHLSKLYDDVESDLKNLTVKLKTKELLFNVSLESPKVYSKDLYYVEGSLTTSDVVESSLLSDILNAKYQGNAKAINFDTNEKYVSKVYFKIDSLERKIEDTSLHVLWNGNAIGSNSKGDREITITGKNNFKVLNVEVLDTDKQHIEISFSDPIQKSQDLIGLIQFSNTQRRRFTYKVNNNIVTIYPTASFKNKVDIEVFKGVKNVSGYSLKNGFTKTLHFEQIKPEVSFIKSGTILPNSENLKINFKAVNLRAVDATIYKVYKDNVLQFLQYNNLGNQGNLRYVGRPIAKYTVNLSNQGLNLDKENAFAFDLADIISVEDGAMYRVELGFHKEYSNYSCDGAYNTTTIVYGKKEIKEEPYNNPNYYNDDYYSYNWRDRQNPCTTSYYYNKNKSTNILATNLGAIIKKGNNNKTFIAVTNLLTAAPVDGANVTLYNLQKQPIVNTKSDKEGIATFDDVTNAFFAVVSKNNNTTYIKLNDGNALSMSKFDVSGTKLQKGIKGYIYGERGVWRPGDQLYLTFVLNDNANPLPENHPIKFELSNPQGKIVERKVLFKNATNVYGYSPKTNSEAITGNWKLKVSVGGAVFNKTLKIETIKPNRLKIKFDAKPDYFKAKEPIAGDVEVKWLHGAIARNLKLDIKGKFTQTKTTFPKFTNYNFDDVTRRFGTEEFSVLDGKLNNEGTTNFSVRPTLSTKAPGMLKASFITKVYENGGDFSTDVFSKKVSPYTSYVGLLNAEETQSKNYLFTDEKYTFNVATVNENGKGIANNLEVKVYKLSWRWWWSTSDNGLSSYDGTRYHQSYKTLKVSTNANGKGSFDLKIDENDWGRYLIKVTDKKSKHVTSSVVYFDWPSWYGKKKGSQDKTNATMLVFTTDKESYQVNETAVVKFPSSEGGRALITIENGTEVLNHFWVETQGKQTEFSFPVLPSYTPNVFVNISLLQQHAQTVNDLPIRMYGSIPMLVNDPATKLAPEISLAEEIRPESTATISVKEKDGKPMTYTIAVVDEGLLDLTRFKTPNPWSTFYARQSLGVKTWDVFDDVIGAYGGKVNQILSIGGDEAEAGSKNRKANRFKPMVTYLGPFELKKGATEKHEIKIPKYVGSVRAMVVATDTKKEAYGSDEKTAFVRKPVMVLASLPRKITPQETVTLPVTVFAMKPSIKNVKVTVASNESYTIIGDKTETINFTQPDEKMAYFTLKVNDFKGIGKVKVEASSGREKATYEVEIDVLNPNPVTTEVKDMVLKTNEQSEINFATFGTEGTNSASIELSTLPPMNFTKRLGYLIQYPHGCVEQTTSSAFPQVYLTEIFELSDDKKQSIERNIKATIQRLSDFQLSNGGLSYWQGSGSANSWGTSYAGHFMIEAAKKGYALPIGFRSKWIGYQKQQARNWRNGNTYYNNALSQAYRLYTLSLANSPDLASMNRLRETNGISNEAKMRLAAAYALIGKESVAKSILRSLTSESYRRTNYYNYGSETRNKAMALETYTLLNDDTKAIKLAKEISESLSGNQWMSTQTTAYSLLAISQYALRNGENSGIEANYAFNGESNNVNTSKSLYVKDILQLKKENVVKLNNKGKGVLYVRVLNKGILPVGEEKSLQKNLESKVIYKTKEGTQIEPDKLTQGSNFIAEVTVRNTTNRKVENVALTQYIPSGWEIVNTRFTDFGNSTTSSNVDYTDIRDASISNYFTLKSYETKTFRVLLNASYLGIYYLPGIQVEAMYDNDYISRNKGRWVQVVK, from the coding sequence ATGAAATTCAACCTTCCACAGCAACTTTCAAGAAATATTCAATTTCTTAGTGTATTATTTGTACTATTAACCATAGTTTCTTGTAAGAAAGATTCCAAAGTAGAGAGTAATATCAATGCATTTAGTGAATATATAAGCGTATATCCTGAAAAGCTAATTTCTACGACGGCGAACTTACAGTTTCTTTTAAAAAAGAGTCCGAAAGTTACAGAGATTAAAGATGATGTTATTTCTGTTTCACCAAAAGTAGCAGGAGAAGTTATTTTGAAAGACAATATGCTAAGTTTTGTGCCTGAAGATAAACTCCAAAATAATAAGGAATATACAGTAACACTACATTTATCAAAGTTGTATGATGATGTGGAAAGTGATTTAAAAAACTTAACTGTAAAGCTAAAAACAAAAGAGTTATTATTTAATGTATCCTTAGAATCACCAAAAGTGTATTCTAAAGACTTATACTATGTAGAAGGAAGTTTAACGACAAGTGATGTTGTGGAAAGTAGTTTACTTTCAGATATTTTAAATGCAAAATATCAAGGAAACGCGAAGGCAATAAACTTTGATACTAACGAAAAGTATGTATCAAAAGTATATTTTAAAATAGATAGCTTAGAAAGAAAAATAGAGGATACTTCTTTACATGTTTTATGGAATGGTAACGCAATTGGATCAAATTCAAAGGGAGATCGGGAAATAACTATAACAGGGAAAAATAATTTTAAAGTATTAAATGTAGAAGTTCTTGATACGGATAAACAACATATTGAAATAAGTTTTTCAGATCCTATTCAAAAATCGCAAGATTTGATAGGGTTAATTCAGTTTTCTAATACACAAAGAAGAAGGTTTACTTATAAAGTAAACAATAATATAGTTACTATTTATCCTACAGCTTCTTTTAAGAATAAAGTAGATATCGAAGTTTTTAAAGGAGTTAAAAATGTTAGTGGATATAGTTTAAAAAATGGTTTCACAAAAACCTTGCACTTTGAACAAATAAAACCAGAAGTTAGTTTTATTAAAAGTGGTACAATTTTACCAAATTCAGAAAACCTAAAAATAAATTTTAAAGCAGTAAACCTTAGAGCTGTAGATGCTACTATTTATAAGGTTTATAAAGATAACGTATTGCAATTTTTACAGTATAATAACTTAGGTAATCAAGGTAATTTACGTTATGTTGGAAGACCCATAGCAAAGTATACTGTTAATTTATCTAATCAAGGACTGAATCTAGATAAGGAAAATGCATTCGCCTTTGATTTAGCGGATATCATTTCTGTAGAGGATGGAGCTATGTATCGTGTAGAATTAGGGTTTCATAAAGAATATTCTAATTATTCATGTGATGGAGCATACAATACTACCACCATAGTATACGGAAAGAAGGAAATTAAAGAAGAACCATATAATAATCCGAATTATTACAATGATGATTATTATAGTTACAATTGGCGTGATAGACAAAATCCATGTACTACGTCTTACTATTACAATAAAAATAAAAGCACCAATATCTTAGCTACCAATTTGGGAGCTATTATAAAAAAAGGAAATAATAATAAAACCTTTATTGCGGTTACGAACTTGTTGACAGCTGCACCTGTAGATGGAGCTAATGTAACCTTGTATAACTTGCAAAAACAGCCTATTGTAAATACAAAATCAGATAAAGAAGGGATTGCAACTTTCGATGATGTTACGAATGCCTTTTTTGCTGTTGTAAGCAAGAATAATAATACTACGTATATCAAACTCAATGATGGAAATGCCTTGTCAATGAGTAAATTTGATGTGTCTGGAACGAAACTTCAAAAAGGGATTAAAGGATATATTTATGGAGAAAGAGGTGTTTGGAGACCAGGAGACCAATTGTACCTCACATTTGTTTTGAATGATAATGCAAATCCGTTACCAGAAAATCATCCAATAAAATTTGAGTTAAGTAATCCACAAGGAAAAATTGTGGAACGAAAAGTATTGTTTAAAAACGCTACAAATGTATACGGGTATAGTCCTAAAACAAATTCAGAAGCAATTACTGGAAATTGGAAGTTAAAGGTAAGTGTTGGAGGAGCTGTTTTTAATAAGACCTTAAAGATAGAAACGATCAAACCGAATCGTTTAAAAATAAAATTTGATGCCAAACCAGATTATTTCAAAGCGAAAGAACCTATTGCAGGAGATGTTGAAGTAAAATGGTTGCATGGAGCTATTGCTCGAAACTTAAAATTAGATATCAAAGGAAAGTTTACACAAACAAAAACAACTTTTCCGAAGTTTACTAATTACAATTTTGACGATGTTACCAGACGTTTTGGTACAGAGGAATTTTCAGTTTTAGATGGAAAATTGAATAATGAAGGAACAACTAATTTTTCAGTAAGGCCAACATTATCAACTAAAGCTCCTGGGATGTTAAAAGCTAGTTTTATTACGAAAGTATATGAAAATGGAGGGGATTTTAGTACAGATGTTTTTTCAAAAAAAGTATCACCTTATACAAGTTATGTAGGATTGTTGAATGCTGAAGAAACCCAATCAAAGAATTACTTATTTACAGATGAAAAATATACCTTTAATGTTGCTACTGTTAATGAAAACGGAAAAGGAATAGCTAATAACTTAGAGGTAAAAGTATATAAACTATCTTGGAGATGGTGGTGGAGTACGTCAGATAACGGATTGTCAAGTTATGACGGAACGCGTTATCATCAATCTTATAAAACGCTTAAAGTTAGCACAAATGCAAATGGAAAAGGAAGCTTTGATTTAAAAATTGATGAGAATGATTGGGGACGTTACTTAATCAAAGTAACTGATAAGAAAAGTAAGCATGTGACTTCTTCGGTAGTTTATTTTGATTGGCCATCTTGGTATGGAAAAAAGAAAGGAAGTCAAGATAAAACAAATGCTACCATGTTAGTTTTTACAACTGATAAGGAAAGCTATCAAGTAAATGAAACGGCAGTAGTTAAGTTTCCTAGTTCTGAAGGTGGGCGTGCATTGATTACTATAGAAAATGGTACAGAAGTATTGAACCATTTTTGGGTGGAAACACAAGGAAAGCAAACAGAATTCTCTTTTCCTGTATTACCAAGTTACACACCGAATGTATTTGTAAATATTTCGTTATTACAACAACATGCACAAACCGTAAATGATTTACCTATAAGAATGTATGGTTCCATTCCAATGCTAGTAAATGATCCTGCAACAAAACTAGCACCAGAAATAAGTCTAGCGGAAGAGATAAGACCAGAATCAACAGCAACGATTAGTGTAAAAGAAAAAGATGGAAAACCAATGACCTATACCATTGCTGTAGTAGATGAAGGTTTGTTAGATTTAACCCGATTTAAGACGCCAAATCCTTGGAGTACTTTTTATGCACGTCAGTCATTAGGAGTAAAAACATGGGATGTTTTTGATGATGTTATTGGTGCCTATGGAGGTAAAGTAAATCAGATTTTAAGTATTGGAGGAGATGAAGCTGAAGCGGGAAGTAAAAATAGAAAAGCAAATCGCTTTAAGCCAATGGTAACCTATTTAGGACCTTTTGAATTAAAAAAGGGAGCGACTGAGAAACATGAAATAAAAATTCCTAAATATGTCGGGTCTGTAAGAGCTATGGTGGTAGCAACGGATACTAAGAAAGAAGCTTACGGAAGTGATGAAAAAACGGCTTTTGTGCGTAAACCAGTAATGGTCTTAGCATCTTTACCAAGAAAGATAACACCACAAGAAACGGTTACATTACCGGTTACTGTATTCGCAATGAAACCATCTATTAAAAATGTAAAAGTAACGGTAGCGTCAAATGAATCCTATACCATTATAGGAGATAAAACTGAAACCATCAATTTTACTCAACCTGATGAGAAAATGGCCTATTTTACATTGAAGGTAAATGACTTTAAAGGAATAGGAAAGGTTAAAGTAGAAGCAAGTTCAGGAAGAGAAAAGGCTACTTATGAGGTGGAGATTGATGTGTTAAACCCAAACCCTGTTACAACAGAAGTAAAAGACATGGTACTGAAAACAAATGAGCAAAGTGAAATAAATTTTGCAACGTTTGGAACCGAAGGAACAAATAGTGCCAGTATTGAGCTGTCAACATTACCTCCTATGAATTTTACAAAACGATTGGGATACTTAATTCAATACCCACATGGATGTGTTGAACAAACTACCTCAAGTGCATTTCCTCAGGTATATTTAACAGAGATTTTTGAGTTATCAGATGACAAAAAACAATCGATAGAAAGAAATATCAAAGCAACCATTCAACGATTGTCAGATTTTCAATTATCTAATGGAGGCTTGTCCTACTGGCAAGGATCAGGATCAGCAAATAGTTGGGGAACCTCATATGCCGGACATTTTATGATAGAAGCGGCTAAAAAGGGATATGCATTACCAATTGGATTTAGATCAAAATGGATTGGTTATCAAAAGCAACAAGCTCGAAATTGGAGAAATGGAAATACGTATTATAACAATGCTTTATCTCAAGCATATAGATTGTATACACTGAGTTTAGCAAACAGTCCAGATTTAGCATCGATGAACCGTTTAAGAGAAACCAATGGTATTTCTAACGAAGCAAAAATGCGATTGGCAGCGGCGTATGCTTTAATAGGAAAAGAATCAGTAGCAAAGTCAATTTTAAGGTCGCTTACTTCAGAATCTTACCGACGCACTAATTATTATAACTATGGTTCTGAAACAAGAAATAAAGCCATGGCTTTAGAAACTTATACCTTGTTAAATGATGATACAAAAGCTATTAAACTAGCTAAAGAAATATCAGAAAGTCTCTCTGGAAATCAATGGATGAGTACGCAAACAACAGCTTATAGCTTGTTAGCCATAAGTCAATATGCTTTAAGAAACGGAGAAAATAGTGGAATTGAAGCAAACTATGCTTTTAATGGAGAAAGTAATAATGTGAATACTTCAAAATCTTTATATGTTAAAGACATACTTCAACTTAAAAAAGAAAATGTAGTTAAGTTGAACAATAAAGGCAAAGGAGTATTGTATGTTAGAGTTTTAAACAAAGGAATTTTACCAGTAGGAGAAGAGAAATCTCTTCAGAAGAATTTAGAATCAAAAGTGATTTATAAAACCAAAGAAGGAACTCAAATTGAACCAGACAAGTTAACTCAGGGAAGTAATTTTATTGCAGAAGTTACGGTTAGAAATACAACCAATAGAAAAGTAGAAAACGTGGCATTGACCCAATATATTCCATCAGGATGGGAAATAGTGAATACTCGCTTTACCGATTTCGGAAATAGCACAACTTCTTCTAATGTAGATTATACGGATATAAGAGATGCTAGTATTAGTAACTATTTTACATTGAAATCATACGAAACAAAAACATTTAGAGTGCTGTTAAATGCTTCTTATCTAGGAATATACTACCTACCAGGAATTCAGGTTGAAGCTATGTATGATAATGACTACATTTCTAGAAATAAAGGAAGATGGGTACAAGTAGTAAAGTAA
- a CDS encoding DUF4870 domain-containing protein → MKKNKELLVLTHLSQLLDFITGIGGLIVPLILWVVKKDEVLGMDEHGKSIINFRISMFLYILLCIPMVLFFGLGLLGFLIIGVFYFIFPIINAVKASNGEEPSYPFTIRFIS, encoded by the coding sequence ATGAAAAAGAACAAAGAATTATTAGTATTAACCCATTTAAGTCAGTTGTTAGATTTTATAACGGGAATAGGTGGACTTATCGTACCTTTAATATTATGGGTTGTAAAAAAGGATGAAGTTTTAGGAATGGATGAACATGGTAAATCGATTATAAATTTTAGAATATCGATGTTTCTATACATTTTATTATGTATTCCTATGGTTTTGTTTTTTGGTTTAGGATTGTTAGGGTTTTTAATAATCGGAGTATTCTATTTTATATTTCCAATAATAAATGCTGTGAAAGCTAGTAATGGAGAAGAGCCAAGCTATCCTTTTACTATCAGGTTTATCAGTTAA
- a CDS encoding DUF4268 domain-containing protein, with the protein MFSREESARLRKEFWTSFGKSFPRKWLLYNTKIKGFAFKFQADRKKASVCLDFEHLDEDANELLYDQMLSLRKLLEAEIPEVIYDATFELESGKIIRRIYVPYEKKFSIHNKNTWRDCYEFFVATMSKFELFFYEYEDFIKQAI; encoded by the coding sequence GTGTTTAGTAGAGAAGAATCAGCTCGTTTACGAAAAGAGTTTTGGACTAGTTTTGGAAAATCTTTTCCAAGAAAATGGTTATTGTACAATACCAAAATAAAAGGGTTTGCTTTTAAGTTTCAAGCAGATCGAAAAAAGGCTTCTGTTTGTTTAGATTTTGAACATTTAGATGAAGATGCTAATGAGCTATTATACGATCAAATGCTTTCTTTGAGAAAACTATTAGAAGCCGAAATTCCTGAGGTTATTTATGATGCTACTTTTGAATTAGAAAGCGGAAAAATAATTAGACGTATTTATGTTCCTTATGAAAAGAAGTTTAGCATTCATAATAAAAATACTTGGAGAGATTGCTACGAGTTTTTCGTAGCAACCATGTCTAAATTTGAATTATTCTTCTACGAATATGAAGACTTTATAAAGCAAGCTATTTAA
- a CDS encoding CAP domain-containing protein: MNNLPLKLLIVACALFLTSCSSNEVELVENNTEFTVNLNEKSIEADILTKVNDYRVSNGFSPLSKLQAIKSQTSNHTNYMIEQSKVSHDNFYKRREYLVNNAGALGVGENVAYGYSSAKSVVDAWIKSEGHRKNIEGDFTHFEVTAEKDANGRWYFTNIFVKK, from the coding sequence ATGAATAACTTACCCCTAAAGTTATTGATAGTAGCATGTGCGCTATTTTTAACATCGTGTTCTTCAAACGAAGTTGAATTAGTAGAAAACAACACAGAATTTACCGTAAATCTTAATGAAAAATCTATTGAAGCTGATATCTTAACGAAGGTTAATGATTACAGAGTTAGCAATGGTTTCTCTCCACTAAGTAAGTTACAAGCAATCAAGTCTCAAACAAGCAATCACACGAATTATATGATTGAGCAAAGTAAAGTATCTCACGATAATTTTTACAAGCGCAGAGAATACTTGGTAAATAATGCTGGTGCTCTTGGTGTTGGAGAAAATGTTGCATACGGATACTCTTCAGCAAAATCAGTAGTAGATGCTTGGATTAAAAGTGAGGGTCACAGAAAAAATATTGAAGGTGACTTTACACACTTTGAGGTTACAGCAGAAAAGGATGCAAACGGAAGATGGTATTTTACAAACATCTTTGTTAAGAAGTAA
- a CDS encoding C1 family peptidase has product MRKSIFLAVLLLPVFNSAAQQFNTVSDLLPVVHWKSQSPVKNQGVKFTCTAFAVAAALETFPEVPKDLSEKYLYAMQKAHQYDGKTKVMRGHFLKYYPNSLIQDGVIEEKYLPYTLNYDKVRPMNETQFESYIMEGEVGFFTLFRKYKKKATVFVQDYEYLETKKAKNIAYIKQLLRNGVKAIPVSYAKLYIPAWQANPSRTFQTITPDKGFKVRGADGSFSKYSQAKRRYLNINQQIINGTISMQFSDTQDKYMGHAVVIIGYDNQGFIIKNSYGPQWRVGGYERISYDFHEIFAVEALVIKKVKVKKRGWF; this is encoded by the coding sequence ATGAGAAAATCGATTTTCTTAGCAGTATTACTGCTCCCTGTTTTTAATAGTGCTGCTCAGCAGTTTAATACGGTAAGTGATTTATTACCAGTAGTTCACTGGAAAAGCCAATCACCTGTTAAGAATCAAGGAGTAAAATTTACCTGTACAGCTTTTGCGGTGGCAGCGGCACTCGAAACATTTCCCGAAGTTCCAAAAGATTTAAGTGAAAAGTATTTGTATGCTATGCAAAAAGCGCATCAATACGATGGGAAAACAAAAGTTATGAGAGGGCACTTTTTAAAGTATTATCCAAACTCTTTAATACAGGATGGTGTTATAGAAGAGAAGTATTTGCCTTACACATTGAACTATGATAAGGTAAGACCTATGAATGAGACACAATTTGAGTCTTATATCATGGAAGGTGAAGTCGGTTTTTTTACCTTATTTAGGAAATATAAAAAGAAGGCAACGGTATTTGTACAAGATTACGAATATTTAGAAACTAAGAAAGCAAAGAATATAGCTTACATAAAACAACTACTAAGAAATGGAGTAAAAGCTATTCCGGTTTCATATGCTAAATTGTATATCCCAGCATGGCAAGCGAATCCTTCAAGAACATTTCAAACCATAACACCAGATAAAGGTTTTAAAGTAAGAGGAGCTGATGGTAGTTTTTCAAAGTACTCCCAAGCAAAAAGACGTTATCTCAATATAAATCAACAAATAATCAATGGAACAATCTCTATGCAGTTTTCAGACACTCAAGATAAATATATGGGACATGCGGTTGTTATTATTGGTTATGATAATCAAGGGTTTATCATTAAGAATTCTTATGGTCCTCAATGGAGAGTAGGTGGTTATGAGCGCATAAGCTATGATTTTCATGAGATATTTGCCGTTGAAGCGCTGGTAATTAAAAAGGTAAAGGTTAAAAAACGAGGATGGTTTTAA
- a CDS encoding OmpA family protein, with protein sequence MKTKLTVLLLSFISFSVFSQRKLADKFYKEYAYVKAAEFYRNAINKGDDGVDLLSKLADCYYNNADSKQAVYWYGLASKREGGLLENESIYRYAQSLRSVGDYKEAEVWLKKLPESYINTLNVNHEKLKTLHRDSVRISNMRINTKNSDFGPYVHNGKFYFASAKNEKGALYEWNNEPYLDLYQGKIIKENQDKTIEDIIPVVSTKVNTGFHESSIAITKDGKTMYFTRNNLNEKNELEHNKEGTSHLKIFKAELEDGTWTNIEELPINSELHSNGHPALSPDEKTLFFVSDRPNGFGQADIYKVAILENGAYGEPQNLGAKVNTSGKEMFPYIGKDNTLYFSSDGYKNLGLLDIYKTNVLNDNSSEVENLGAPFNSGYDDFAFFMNEGNRTGYFSSNRPEGKGRDDIYSFKIVECFQYLKGKTFDVRTKEMLPNTLVELIDSDGKVIKRFVTEEDATYSFQVKCKNREFTLRGMKLDYKDDLKKTYSTEVRDAEITQDLYLTPLIVGKEIVINPIFFDFNKWNIRPDAAYELEFVVKVLNNHPKMIIKIEAHTDSRGSDRYNEILSDRRAKSTRDYIISRGIAPHRIQSAIGYGEKQLVNKCKNYVRCTEEEHQENRRSKFIILNNYE encoded by the coding sequence TATGCATATGTTAAAGCAGCTGAGTTTTATAGGAATGCAATAAATAAGGGAGATGATGGAGTCGATTTACTTAGTAAACTTGCAGATTGTTACTATAATAATGCTGACTCCAAACAAGCTGTGTATTGGTATGGATTGGCAAGTAAAAGAGAAGGAGGTTTATTAGAAAACGAGAGTATTTATAGGTATGCACAATCTCTCAGAAGTGTTGGAGATTATAAAGAAGCAGAAGTATGGTTAAAAAAGTTACCTGAAAGTTATATCAATACACTTAATGTAAATCATGAGAAGTTAAAAACACTTCACAGAGATTCAGTGCGAATTTCTAACATGAGAATAAATACAAAAAACTCAGATTTTGGACCTTATGTACATAATGGAAAGTTTTATTTTGCTTCTGCAAAAAACGAAAAGGGAGCGCTTTACGAATGGAACAATGAACCTTATTTAGATTTGTATCAAGGTAAAATTATAAAAGAGAATCAAGATAAAACAATAGAAGATATTATTCCTGTTGTTTCTACAAAAGTAAATACAGGATTTCATGAATCAAGTATTGCTATCACTAAAGATGGAAAAACAATGTATTTTACTAGAAACAACCTAAATGAAAAAAACGAACTAGAACACAATAAAGAAGGTACATCTCATTTAAAAATATTCAAAGCAGAGTTAGAAGATGGTACATGGACCAATATTGAAGAATTACCTATAAATAGTGAACTTCACTCCAATGGACATCCTGCTTTGAGTCCCGATGAAAAAACATTGTTTTTTGTGTCAGATAGACCAAATGGATTTGGTCAAGCCGATATTTATAAAGTAGCAATTTTAGAAAATGGCGCTTATGGAGAACCTCAAAATCTAGGAGCAAAAGTAAATACTTCTGGTAAAGAAATGTTTCCATATATAGGAAAAGATAATACACTGTATTTTTCGTCAGACGGTTATAAAAATTTAGGACTATTAGATATATATAAAACAAACGTGTTAAATGATAATTCTTCAGAAGTGGAAAACTTAGGAGCTCCCTTTAATAGTGGGTATGACGATTTCGCTTTTTTTATGAATGAAGGAAATAGAACAGGGTATTTTTCGTCTAATAGGCCAGAAGGTAAAGGAAGAGATGACATTTATAGTTTTAAAATTGTTGAATGTTTTCAATATCTAAAAGGGAAAACTTTTGATGTGAGAACTAAAGAGATGTTACCAAATACTTTGGTAGAATTAATAGATTCTGATGGAAAAGTTATTAAAAGATTTGTAACAGAAGAAGATGCAACTTATTCTTTTCAAGTTAAATGTAAAAACAGAGAATTTACGCTAAGAGGAATGAAATTAGATTACAAAGATGATCTAAAGAAAACTTATTCTACAGAGGTGAGAGATGCAGAAATTACACAAGATTTATACTTGACACCTTTAATTGTAGGAAAAGAGATTGTAATCAATCCAATATTTTTCGATTTTAATAAATGGAATATTAGACCAGATGCTGCTTATGAACTTGAATTTGTAGTAAAAGTGTTAAACAATCATCCGAAAATGATTATTAAAATTGAAGCACATACAGATAGTAGAGGAAGTGATCGTTATAATGAGATATTATCAGATAGAAGAGCAAAATCTACAAGAGATTATATTATTTCAAGAGGAATAGCTCCTCATAGAATACAAAGTGCTATTGGTTATGGAGAGAAACAGTTGGTAAATAAGTGTAAAAATTATGTTCGATGTACTGAAGAGGAACATCAAGAAAATAGAAGATCTAAATTTATAATTCTAAATAATTATGAATAG